A window from Rhea pennata isolate bPtePen1 chromosome 1, bPtePen1.pri, whole genome shotgun sequence encodes these proteins:
- the ENDOD1 gene encoding endonuclease domain-containing 1 protein: MKTSILFLLCLCVFLGFSHGRVVGEDETGFAECNVFFPGQVPPEGFTEAFHVKICQLYNKEPRFATLYSTKDKIPLYSAFKYTKPAQNGEEDWLVEPQIDDPESDLQEMVHEADIVDSVANLGTNQALSLDYVGSGYERGLLNPSFLNEKDFQVATYTLTNAVPMSPSLSKSWHRDIRRVVEQALVPHCSKKDHLYLLAGAIPSNIQVNGKVSVPETLWLAACCDAPEGWSLGLVKKVKDENSLADLAVGELEKQFLAGVQLFKGNCGEDNQKQEKTEAILQAVTQIRSGEQAGTSDNQEAKDSGLVRKLAGIIATPFIKLLELLIYIFVELVKFMFHLLWLIVKRIGSTLLDGIYSLWNGMVFYLTEISMVLISIPCDVGKVCINILQGFLGIIQDVAIFTYKILSIPMGFVFHLAAFPYYSICAIPSVLKDIATGIGGIFSLVIDATATLLHGFYYLAARIAKRFVPKGSSDD; the protein is encoded by the exons ATGAAGAcgtcaattttatttttgctttgcctcTGCGTTTTCCTAGGCTTTTCCCACGGCAGAGTTGTTGGAGAGGATGAAACTGGTTTTGCTGAATGTAATGTGTTCTTCCCTGGACAAGTCCCACCAGAAGGATTTACCGAGGCATTCCATGTGAAAATCTGTCAGCTGTATAACAAGGAGCCACGTTTTGCAACCCTCTACAGTACTAAGGACAAAATCCCTCTTTATTCAGCTTTTAAGTATACAAAACCAGCCCAAAATGGGGAGGAGGACTGGCTGGTTGAACCGCAG ataGATGATCCAGAAAGTGACCTGCAGGAGATGGTGCATGAAGCTGATATCGTTGACTCTGTGGCTAACCTTGGCACAAATCAAGCCCTGAGCTTGGACTATGTGGGCTCTGGTTATGAAAGAGGGCTGCTGAATCCGAGCTTTCTTAATGAGAAAGATTTCCAGGTGGCCACTTACACACTCACGAATGCCGTCCCTATGAGCCCATCTCTCAGCAAAAGCTGGCACAGAGACATCAGGAGGGTAGTGGAGCAGGCTCTGGTCCCTCATTGTTCCAAGAAGGATCACCTGTATCTCCTCGCAGGTGCTATTCCTTCCAACATCCAAGTTAATGGCAAGGTGTCAGTGCCAGAGACCCTCTGGCTAGCAGCATGCTGTGATGCTCCAGAGGGATGGTCTTTAGGACTTgtaaagaaagtgaaagatgaaaacagtttGGCAGACCTAGCAGTGGGAGAGCTGGAGAAGCAGTTTCTAGCAGGAGTTCAGTTGTTCAAGGGCAACTGTGGTGAAGATAAccaaaagcaggagaaaacGGAAGCAATACTGCAAGCTGTAACTCAGATCCGGTCTGGAGAGCAAGCAGGAACAAGTGACAACCAGGAGGCCAAAGACAGTGGCTTAGTGAGAAAATTGGCTGGCATCATTGCCACTCCTTTCATCAAACTTCTGGAACTCCTCATTTATATCTTTGTGGAGTTAGTGAAATTCATGTTTCATTTGCTGTGGCTTATTGTCAAGCGAATTGGCAGTACTCTTCTGGATGGAATCTACAGCCTGTGGAATGGGATGGTTTTCTACCTTACAGAGATCAGCATGGTGCTAATCAGCATCCCCTGTGATGTGGGGAAGGTCTGCATCAACATCCTGCAGGGTTTTCTGGGAATTATTCAAGATGTTGCAATCTTCACCTACAAGATCCTGAGCATCCCCATGGGATTTGTCTTTCACCTCGCTGCTTTCCCTTATTACTCCATCTGTGCCATTCCCTCCGTCCTTAAAGACATAGCCACTGGGATTGGTGGCATCTTCTCGCTGGTTATTGATGCCACAGCCACCCTTCTGCATGGCTTTTACTACCTTGCTGCTCGCATAGCCAAAAGATTTGTCCCTAAGGGCTCCTCTGATGACTGA